caatctaattAATCACATTAGCCATCTCAGCCCACATTCAAAATCAAGGACTCCTCGTTTCTGCAGCCCACCGTGAAAACCAACGGTCTGCTGCCGCCAACGAACGCTGCTGCCAACGAACGGACTCTGCTGCCGCCAATTCTCTTCCACGCCAAAAAGTTTTTCTGCGCGCCATGTTTTTTCCTCGCCGGCGCCAATTCCTTTCCTCCGCAGCTAAATTTTTTTGCCATCTCCCGATCAAAACGACGCGCCCTATGCCTAGGCTTCCAATTTCTGTCTTCCGCCTATTTTTTCTCTTCCACCCGCGCCAAATCCTTCTCCTCTCTGTTTGATTTTTTTGGCATCGCAAGATGAAAACGGCGCGCCCTAATGCCCGGGCTTCCCTTCAAAACTTgagcaatgcatatataaataCTCCACCATGGATTAGAAGCAGTCTGCAACTTTTCCCCTGCCTTCTTCTAGCCTCGACCAATTTCAGTAGCAATGATGCCCGATGGGTTAGACCTCAATGCCGAGCCTCCTATAGACTGGGATGAAATTAGCGAGTGGGAAGGGCCTGCATATGAACTCGATTATGACTTGGTGTGGACTGATGAAGGTATTGGTTCTTGCTTGTTAGGATTTGGTAGATTCTAGTTTCGTTCATGTTTCTAATGACATCTGATGATTTCTTGCCGTAGGTGCCTCGCAAGAAGAGCAGTCTGGTGGTAATGGAGAAGGTGGTGGACGTGCAAGAGCTGCTAGACAACGGAGAGCCAACGTAGCTGCTGGTGATGGGTCTGTTGGACAACAACGATCTGACGAAGCTGCCGGGGCTGTTGGACATGCAAGAGCTGATGGAGGACCTACTGGACATGATGGAGCTACTGACGATGGAATAGCTGCAGTAGGTAACT
The Panicum virgatum strain AP13 chromosome 6N, P.virgatum_v5, whole genome shotgun sequence genome window above contains:
- the LOC120678742 gene encoding uncharacterized protein LOC120678742; the encoded protein is MMPDGLDLNAEPPIDWDEISEWEGPAYELDYDLVWTDEGASQEEQSGGNGEGGGRARAARQRRANVAAGDGSVGQQRSDEAAGAVGHARADGGPTGHDGATDDGIAAVGNLIPVATR